Sequence from the Polyodon spathula isolate WHYD16114869_AA unplaced genomic scaffold, ASM1765450v1 scaffolds_1764, whole genome shotgun sequence genome:
ATCCTCTGGAACTCGGGTTCCTGCAGCCATTTCCACATTCTTCTAAAGGTCTCCCTTCCAGATTTAAGTTTACTCCAAGGTTTGGGGTTTCTTAAGAGGTCTGAAAGGGTCCCCTGTGAGCGACACAACACCCTTTGGGCGAAGATAGCCTGGGGGATGCTGTACCGCTTGAGTTCCGCAGTGATCCTTTGTGCCACTTCTTTGGTGTTGATTTCTTCTAACTGCCCCGAGTTATTACCTTGAGTTTCCGAGGAGGAGGGCGGCCTTTCCCGGCTGGAAGCCAACACGGGCCCGTGAGATTGAGGGTGGCCTGGATGACCAGTGTGATGCATTCCGTTCAAATGTGGCATCATACCCGCCGAAGGGACACTAAGGCTCCTTGAGAGGGGCTGGTTCCCTCTGGCCAGCATGGCAGTGTGGGCGTCGAAGTTTGAGCTGAGCATTTTGTCGTGCCCATGTGCGCCATAGTTGTGGAGGCTTTGCTGGGTGTTATGGATGGAGCCCAAACCATTGCCAAGGGGGCTGTTGACCAAGGGGGATAAGCTTTGACCCATCCCTGTCATTTCCTTATGATAGGGACTGTAGAGATTGTTCATTGCTGGTAACCCCCTTTCGTCCCGCATCAGGGTAAAGCTCCCACTTACGTTCCCAGAGAGACGCTGGTGGTgggcatggtggtggtggtgcggATGGTGGAATTTGTCTGAAACGGTAGAGATGGGTGGCAGGGGCTGGAGTGGAGTTAAAGTGGTGTAGGTGCCGCTCATGCCCATACCAGGTGGGGATGTGTCGCAGGGCATACTCATTGCATGGTGGAGCGGGAGAGACAACTCCGGGCGGTAGTCTCCAGCCCCGTCCAGCATCGTAGCCATACTGGAAACCATAGCGGATCGTGAAGAAGCAGCAGCTAAGTCCTGATGTATCCTTAAAGAAGCCCCAGTGCTCCGATCGTGATGGGGGCTGTGACTGCTCATCAAATCCTGCTCATGGCTTACTCCGCCATGCAGACTGCCAATGCTGTCCATTGTCATCTCTGGGTTCATGGCGTAAGCATCCAGCTCCTTGGCCAGACATCTATAGGCGTTGTAAGCAGTCTTCATTCAGTCCATTGatctattgtatgtttttgtgccAGGGTTGGGTTTTATTGGTTTTTGTAAGGCCTCTCGGGTtttagaaatacaataaaatattaccGATCTCTAGCAGACGGGCCAGTGCTGTTTCTCGCCATGTCCGAGCCCTTTCCTCCTCCTACGTCTTCTGTTTAGGCTGCTGGAGCTGTCCAGGATGGGTTTGCTATTCGATCATCCTACCCCAGCGGAGTGGGCGGGCCTTATCTTCTGACAGACGTGACGTCTGAGCAACCCTCTCTCACAGTGCACGCTTCTGAATATCTAGCAAGGCAATCTCTCCAATACACACCGAGAGGGGCGTGGGATACTAGTTTTCATGTTCGGTTGAGATTTGTATGCTGCTTTTACATATGGACTCTAACGTCAGAAACTTAGATTTGCTTTTAGCTGTATTTAACCAGTTCGTCCCCTATTAtctatgcaaaagaaaacatattcTCCAGTACTCCACTTACCTTAACATGTATTTAGGCTAACGTCCATTATCGCATTGAACACAATGCAGAAGGA
This genomic interval carries:
- the LOC121310162 gene encoding one cut domain family member 2-like; amino-acid sequence: MKTAYNAYRCLAKELDAYAMNPEMTMDSIGSLHGGVSHEQDLMSSHSPHHDRSTGASLRIHQDLAAASSRSAMVSSMATMLDGAGDYRPELSLPLHHAMSMPCDTSPPGMGMSGTYTTLTPLQPLPPISTVSDKFHHPHHHHHAHHQRLSGNVSGSFTLMRDERGLPAMNNLYSPYHKEMTGMGQSLSPLVNSPLGNGLGSIHNTQQSLHNYGAHGHDKMLSSNFDAHTAMLARGNQPLSRSLSVPSAGMMPHLNGMHHTGHPGHPQSHGPVLASSRERPPSSSETQGNNSGQLEEINTKEVAQRITAELKRYSIPQAIFAQRVLCRSQGTLSDLLRNPKPWSKLKSGRETFRRMWKWLQEPEFQRMSALRLA